A window of Sphingomonas adhaesiva contains these coding sequences:
- a CDS encoding DUF6975 family protein, with the protein MMATILGNVGLKPTGAAATILTLVASDGTAASPHAATLGSATATLRDLTDAVHALAVVHGAFPGIVDHAMARTTDDAARDWLIAAGAAMTAERSMLIRLASAVGPLPSTPNQAASQAAILGQRHTLEMLAQSDRNGCATGTALAFVLDWAAVRRVLDSCADRVGLRAATDFTATSIAAHAFVEGVDATPPVERAMAFGAQQMLAQHRGLWHLLAARATARAQL; encoded by the coding sequence ATGATGGCGACGATACTCGGTAACGTCGGGCTCAAACCCACAGGCGCGGCTGCCACCATCCTGACGCTGGTCGCGTCGGACGGCACCGCGGCCTCGCCGCATGCCGCGACGCTGGGGAGTGCGACCGCTACGCTGCGCGACCTGACCGACGCGGTCCACGCGCTCGCGGTCGTCCACGGCGCGTTCCCGGGGATCGTCGACCACGCCATGGCGCGGACGACCGACGATGCGGCGCGCGACTGGCTGATTGCGGCGGGGGCGGCGATGACCGCGGAGCGATCGATGCTGATCCGGCTGGCGTCCGCGGTCGGCCCCCTGCCCTCCACCCCCAACCAGGCCGCGTCGCAGGCCGCGATATTGGGCCAGCGCCATACGCTGGAGATGCTGGCGCAATCCGACCGCAACGGCTGTGCGACCGGCACCGCGCTGGCCTTCGTCCTGGACTGGGCCGCGGTGCGCCGCGTGCTCGACAGTTGCGCCGATCGCGTCGGCCTGCGCGCCGCCACCGACTTCACCGCCACGAGCATCGCCGCGCACGCCTTCGTCGAGGGGGTGGACGCCACGCCCCCGGTCGAACGCGCGATGGCGTTCGGCGCGCAGCAGATGCTCGCGCAGCACCGCGGCCTGTGGCATCTGCTCGCGGCACGGGCCACCGCCCGCGCCCAGCTGTAA